In Akkermansia muciniphila, one DNA window encodes the following:
- a CDS encoding alanine/glycine:cation symporter family protein: MPDALQNAFFQAGDALTSWLSAFSSFLWGWPLLIMLLGTHLYLTAILRFPQRYLLKALKLYFVKDHTDKGDISPFSSLMVALAANIGAGNIIGVGVAIAAGGPGAVFWCWLTGVLGMATRYSEGLLAIKYRVENKDGNMSGGPMFVLERGLNSKWLGTAFAVFTAIAAFGIGNLTQGNAAAEQLHHAFSIPSWGTAIVLTALTALVMLGGIRGIARVCAFFVPFMAVIYILGCLYILTVQAEYILPAVRYILDCAFTGEAAVGGAAGAAVMAAMRTGVARGLFSNEAGLGSAAIASAAAQNRNPVRQALISSSGPFWDTVIICALTGIVLTTSIIAHPDISCTDGPRLTTLAFSKIPYLGSPLLTLSLVTFVVSTILGWSYFGEKALEYLGGIRLITPYRVIWVAAVFIGCVSKIELVWIFADCANGLMALPNLISLLALSGVLVQQTRHYLWQHRLDDYDESHIPEGK; this comes from the coding sequence ATGCCTGATGCCCTCCAAAATGCCTTTTTCCAGGCCGGTGACGCTCTCACGTCCTGGCTATCCGCTTTCAGCAGCTTCCTGTGGGGCTGGCCCCTGCTCATCATGTTGCTGGGCACGCACCTGTACCTCACCGCCATCCTGCGGTTTCCGCAGCGTTATCTGCTTAAGGCCCTGAAATTGTATTTTGTGAAAGATCATACGGACAAGGGGGATATCTCTCCATTCAGTTCCTTGATGGTGGCCCTGGCCGCCAACATCGGAGCCGGTAATATCATCGGCGTGGGCGTGGCGATTGCCGCCGGAGGTCCCGGAGCCGTCTTTTGGTGCTGGCTGACGGGAGTTCTGGGAATGGCAACCCGTTATTCGGAAGGATTGCTCGCCATCAAATACCGGGTGGAGAACAAGGACGGCAATATGAGCGGAGGTCCCATGTTCGTGCTGGAACGCGGACTGAACAGCAAATGGCTGGGTACGGCCTTCGCCGTCTTCACGGCCATTGCCGCCTTCGGCATCGGAAACCTGACGCAGGGGAACGCAGCTGCGGAACAGCTCCACCATGCCTTTTCCATTCCTTCCTGGGGCACAGCCATTGTACTGACGGCGTTGACGGCGCTGGTGATGCTGGGAGGCATCCGGGGCATTGCCAGGGTATGCGCTTTCTTCGTGCCGTTCATGGCCGTCATCTACATCCTGGGATGCCTGTATATTCTGACCGTACAGGCGGAGTACATTCTTCCTGCCGTCCGGTATATTCTGGATTGCGCCTTTACGGGAGAAGCCGCCGTCGGGGGCGCGGCAGGGGCGGCCGTCATGGCTGCCATGAGAACCGGTGTGGCCCGGGGCCTCTTTTCCAATGAGGCCGGCCTGGGGTCCGCAGCCATCGCCTCCGCCGCCGCACAAAACCGCAACCCCGTCAGGCAGGCGCTCATCTCTTCCAGCGGCCCCTTCTGGGATACCGTCATCATCTGCGCCCTGACAGGAATTGTCCTGACCACCAGCATCATCGCGCATCCGGATATTTCCTGCACGGACGGCCCCAGGCTTACTACGCTGGCATTCAGCAAAATTCCTTACCTAGGCTCCCCTCTGCTCACGCTCAGCCTGGTTACTTTTGTAGTTTCCACCATTCTGGGCTGGTCCTACTTTGGAGAAAAAGCGCTGGAATACCTGGGCGGCATCCGGCTGATCACGCCTTACCGCGTCATCTGGGTGGCGGCGGTTTTCATCGGCTGCGTCTCTAAAATAGAACTGGTATGGATTTTTGCCGACTGCGCCAACGGCCTGATGGCCCTGCCCAACCTCATTTCCCTGCTGGCACTTTCCGGCGTGCTTGTCCAGCAAACGCGGCACTATCTCTGGCAGCACAGGCTGGACGACTACGACGAATCCCACATACCGGAAGGAAAATAA
- the glsA gene encoding glutaminase A, translating into MSNIPSNEQIRTALDNAYAYAKTVQGGKNASYIPALAQVPSDLLAIAVVTVNGDLLTAGSADTPFAIESISKAFNLAYVMDLIGMKQLRAKIGADPTGEPFNSVMAVELHGGKPLNPLVNAGAMATVSLVNGSDSDEIWGNMIHNFNNFANTALTVNQEIYKSESATNQHNRGIAWLLDSYGYFYNTPPMIVDLYTRMCSLNITASQLALMGACYANGGINPVSKKRVVKEENVPPILAEMCMSGLYDSTGDWMYKAGLPAKSGVGGGLVAVAPGKLAMAAFSPPLDPAGNTVKGQAALQSMIRELNLNLFRS; encoded by the coding sequence ATGAGTAACATTCCTTCCAATGAGCAAATCCGGACGGCCCTGGATAACGCGTACGCCTACGCCAAAACCGTCCAGGGAGGCAAAAACGCCTCGTACATTCCCGCCCTGGCCCAGGTGCCTTCCGACCTGCTGGCGATTGCCGTGGTCACCGTCAACGGAGACCTGCTGACCGCAGGTTCCGCGGACACACCCTTTGCCATTGAATCCATCTCCAAGGCATTCAACCTGGCTTATGTCATGGATTTGATCGGCATGAAGCAGCTGCGCGCGAAGATCGGAGCGGACCCCACCGGGGAACCCTTCAACTCCGTGATGGCGGTTGAGCTGCACGGCGGCAAGCCCCTCAACCCCCTGGTCAACGCAGGGGCTATGGCGACGGTCAGCCTGGTCAACGGTTCGGATTCCGATGAAATATGGGGAAACATGATCCATAATTTCAATAACTTCGCCAACACGGCCCTGACCGTGAACCAGGAGATTTACAAGTCGGAAAGCGCTACCAACCAGCACAACCGCGGCATCGCCTGGCTGCTGGACAGCTACGGCTATTTTTACAATACGCCGCCCATGATTGTGGATTTGTACACCCGCATGTGTTCCCTGAACATCACCGCGTCCCAGCTGGCCCTGATGGGCGCCTGCTACGCCAACGGCGGGATCAATCCCGTCAGCAAGAAGCGTGTGGTAAAGGAGGAAAATGTTCCCCCCATTCTGGCGGAAATGTGCATGTCCGGCCTCTATGATTCCACAGGGGACTGGATGTACAAGGCAGGCCTTCCGGCCAAGTCCGGCGTGGGAGGAGGCCTGGTGGCCGTAGCTCCCGGCAAGCTGGCTATGGCGGCCTTTTCGCCTCCCCTGGATCCCGCAGGGAATACCGTCAAGGGGCAGGCAGCGCTTCAATCCATGATCAGGGAATTGAATCTCAACCTTTTCCGGAGCTGA
- the prfA gene encoding peptide chain release factor 1, giving the protein MDYTPLIEKRRQRLEELETVIAEPAFFNDQKKASEIMREHRRLKELMETWDSLNATEQQLADNQELAKADDPELAELAALEIPELEAALEKLRSDVQYSLLPRDTTEDRDAIIEIRAGTGGDEASLFAGDLLRMYQRFAEERGWRFEHLESSPSDVGGFKEVVCRIAGEEVFRFLKYEGGVHRVQRVPATETQGRIHTSTATVAVMPEAEEVDIEIRPEDLRIEVCRSGGAGGQHVNKTESAVQIWHLPTGVYVRCEEERSQMKNREKGMKILRAKLFEAKKREEAEKYSAARRSLIGSGGREEKIRTYNFPQNRLTDHRIGYTSHNLDGILMGQLEDLIMALQHAEMQERLAEAGMS; this is encoded by the coding sequence ATGGATTACACACCTCTCATTGAAAAACGCCGCCAGCGCCTGGAAGAATTGGAAACAGTCATTGCCGAACCGGCCTTTTTCAATGACCAGAAAAAGGCCTCGGAAATCATGAGAGAACACCGCCGCCTGAAGGAACTTATGGAAACATGGGATTCCCTGAACGCCACGGAACAACAGCTGGCGGACAATCAGGAACTGGCCAAGGCGGACGATCCGGAACTGGCGGAACTGGCCGCCCTGGAGATTCCGGAACTGGAAGCCGCCCTGGAAAAACTGCGCAGCGACGTGCAGTACAGCCTGCTTCCCCGCGACACGACGGAAGACCGGGACGCCATTATTGAAATCCGCGCCGGAACGGGCGGGGATGAAGCATCCCTGTTTGCCGGAGACCTGCTGCGGATGTACCAGCGTTTTGCGGAAGAACGCGGCTGGCGCTTTGAGCATCTGGAAAGCAGCCCGTCAGACGTGGGGGGCTTCAAGGAAGTCGTCTGCCGCATTGCCGGGGAAGAAGTGTTCCGCTTCCTGAAATATGAAGGTGGCGTACACCGTGTGCAGCGCGTTCCCGCTACGGAAACCCAAGGACGCATCCATACCTCCACCGCCACCGTGGCCGTCATGCCGGAAGCGGAGGAAGTGGACATAGAAATCCGCCCGGAAGATCTCCGCATCGAAGTATGCCGTTCCGGCGGAGCCGGGGGCCAGCATGTGAACAAGACGGAATCCGCCGTTCAGATATGGCACCTCCCCACGGGAGTTTATGTCCGGTGCGAGGAAGAACGCAGCCAGATGAAAAACCGGGAAAAGGGCATGAAAATCCTGCGCGCCAAGCTCTTTGAAGCCAAAAAACGGGAAGAGGCGGAAAAATATTCCGCCGCGCGCCGCAGCCTCATTGGCTCCGGCGGCCGTGAGGAAAAAATACGCACATACAATTTCCCGCAGAACCGTCTGACAGACCACCGCATCGGCTACACCTCCCACAATCTGGACGGTATCCTGATGGGGCAGCTGGAAGACCTGATTATGGCCCTCCAGCACGCGGAAATGCAGGAACGCCTGGCGGAGGCCGGAATGTCCTAA
- the gadC gene encoding putative glutamine/gamma-aminobutyrate antiporter GadC, with amino-acid sequence MNNTTQSGAAPTGPAATSNAPAVKSVLRMGVFTLAMINVSAIVSLRGMPAESTYGLSSVFYYIFAAVFFLVPVSLVAAELTTGWPQKGGVYRWVGEAFGKKWGFLAIWLQWIESTIWFPTVLTFAAVSLAFMGPGQRWDEALAANKWYVLIVVLCVYWAATLLNLRGMKTSAGVTKWGTIIGTIVPGAILILLGLGYWAGGNPILLDMSWDKLVPDMSNFNNLVLAASIFLFYAGMEMSAVHVKDVDNPGRNYPLAILISAIITVLIFVLGTLAIGFIIPNSQINLVQSLLITYDSYFSFFGLGWMNWILALALAVGVLAQVTAWVGGPSKGLYQVGLAGNLPPVMQKRNKNNVQMGILLIQGGIVTLLSIMFVIMPSVQSAYQIISQLTIILYLIMYMLMFASGIYLRYREPNTPRTFRIPGGRTFGMWVVGGLGLLASLAAFLVSFIPPNQITVGSSTMYILLLVAGTFIFAGIPFIIHAMAKPSWKRPVDPEDTFEPFGWEKNNDSHSTATPSHTISHE; translated from the coding sequence ATGAATAATACGACTCAATCAGGGGCCGCTCCAACAGGCCCCGCAGCAACAAGTAACGCTCCGGCGGTAAAATCCGTCCTCCGCATGGGAGTATTTACGCTCGCCATGATCAACGTTTCCGCCATTGTCAGCCTGCGCGGCATGCCTGCGGAAAGCACTTACGGACTAAGTTCCGTTTTTTATTACATTTTCGCTGCGGTTTTCTTTCTGGTGCCGGTTTCCCTGGTGGCCGCGGAACTTACTACCGGATGGCCTCAAAAAGGCGGCGTTTACCGCTGGGTAGGCGAGGCTTTCGGAAAGAAATGGGGGTTCCTGGCCATCTGGCTGCAATGGATTGAAAGCACCATCTGGTTCCCTACCGTTCTGACATTCGCCGCCGTTTCCCTGGCTTTCATGGGGCCCGGGCAAAGATGGGATGAAGCTCTTGCCGCCAATAAATGGTACGTTCTCATCGTGGTGCTGTGCGTGTACTGGGCGGCAACTCTGCTTAACCTGCGCGGCATGAAGACTTCCGCAGGCGTCACCAAATGGGGAACCATCATCGGAACCATTGTTCCCGGGGCCATCCTGATCCTCCTGGGCCTGGGCTATTGGGCCGGAGGCAATCCGATCCTGCTGGATATGAGCTGGGACAAGCTGGTGCCGGACATGAGCAATTTCAACAACCTCGTTCTAGCTGCCAGCATCTTCCTGTTTTACGCGGGGATGGAAATGTCCGCCGTTCATGTGAAGGATGTGGATAATCCCGGACGCAATTATCCGCTGGCCATTCTGATTTCCGCCATCATTACGGTGCTTATTTTCGTTCTGGGCACGCTGGCCATCGGCTTCATCATTCCCAATTCCCAGATTAATCTGGTGCAGAGCCTGCTGATTACTTATGACAGCTACTTCAGCTTCTTCGGCCTCGGCTGGATGAACTGGATTCTGGCGCTTGCGCTGGCCGTAGGCGTTCTGGCCCAGGTGACCGCATGGGTGGGAGGCCCTTCAAAAGGCCTGTACCAGGTGGGCCTGGCCGGCAACCTTCCGCCCGTCATGCAGAAGCGGAACAAGAATAACGTTCAGATGGGCATCCTGCTTATTCAGGGGGGAATCGTCACCCTGCTCTCCATCATGTTTGTGATCATGCCTTCCGTGCAATCCGCCTACCAGATTATTTCCCAGCTGACCATCATTCTGTACCTCATCATGTACATGCTGATGTTCGCGTCCGGCATTTACCTGCGCTACCGGGAACCGAATACGCCCCGCACCTTCCGCATTCCCGGGGGCAGAACCTTCGGCATGTGGGTTGTCGGGGGCCTCGGCCTTCTGGCCAGCCTGGCGGCTTTCCTGGTGAGCTTCATCCCGCCGAATCAAATTACCGTAGGCAGCAGTACCATGTACATTCTCCTTCTGGTGGCGGGCACCTTCATTTTCGCGGGTATTCCCTTCATCATCCATGCCATGGCCAAACCCTCCTGGAAACGACCGGTGGATCCCGAAGACACCTTTGAACCCTTCGGATGGGAAAAAAACAATGATTCCCATTCCACCGCAACCCCTAGCCACACCATATCCCATGAGTAA
- a CDS encoding GNAT family N-acetyltransferase codes for MIVFTEEKKFSRKDVQELFLSVGWISGQYPGRLYKALMNSSTVVTAWDGDRLAGLVRVLDDSEMVAYMHYVLVHPAYQGRGIAGKMVEMVKEKYRDYLYLEIMPEESRNASFYEKHGFRVMADGVAMQLCNFSNRS; via the coding sequence ATGATTGTTTTTACGGAAGAAAAGAAATTTTCCAGGAAAGATGTTCAAGAATTGTTTCTGTCCGTTGGCTGGATTTCCGGACAATATCCGGGGCGTCTGTATAAAGCGCTCATGAATTCGTCCACTGTTGTGACGGCCTGGGATGGCGACCGCCTGGCAGGGCTGGTGCGGGTGCTGGACGACAGCGAGATGGTTGCCTACATGCATTATGTTCTGGTGCATCCCGCCTATCAGGGCAGGGGGATTGCCGGAAAAATGGTGGAAATGGTCAAGGAGAAATACAGGGACTACCTGTATCTTGAAATCATGCCGGAGGAGAGCAGAAACGCCTCTTTTTATGAGAAGCACGGCTTCCGGGTTATGGCAGACGGCGTAGCCATGCAGCTGTGCAATTTTTCAAACAGGAGCTGA